A region from the Diorhabda sublineata isolate icDioSubl1.1 chromosome X, icDioSubl1.1, whole genome shotgun sequence genome encodes:
- the LOC130451451 gene encoding uncharacterized protein LOC130451451 — translation MIKSENSSSFIPFLHRIHTQLRKALEIVTSKPKMYKYECSLNECLEHLKAEMQELVKIAKRHPDYETCESIVICRPKKIYRHEPSIYERLERIKKDLNELLKIVTRNKDFKVQMSLAELFFIIEFDIERVFNNIFGR, via the exons ATGATTAAG AGTGAAAATTCTTCCagttttattccatttttacATAGAATCCACACGCAGTTAAGGAAAGCTCTTGAAATAGTAACCAGCAAACCGAAAATGTACAAATATGAATGTAGTCTGAACGAATGCCTGGAGCATTTAAAAGCTGAAATGCAGGAACTCGTCAAAATTGCGAAGAGGCACCCGGATTATGAAACATGTGAATCAATAGTAATCTGCAGACCCAAGAAAATATACAGACATGAACCTAGTATATACGAAAGATTGGAACGTATCAAAAAAGACCTAAACGAACTTCTGAAAATCGTCACGAGGAACAAGGATTTTAAAGTTCAGATGTCGCTGGCagaattattctttattattgaGTTTGATATAGAGAGagttttcaacaatatttttggacgttaa